From Flavobacteriales bacterium, a single genomic window includes:
- a CDS encoding helix-turn-helix domain-containing protein — protein sequence MTEDLSFDKLPKAVAILMKEVFEIKRLLVEIEGQNNIPEPELFLTIKETAKFLNLKVPTIYSKVSRGELPVMKRGKSLYFSKAELIEYLKEGRKMSNSDLDKQVENYLRDN from the coding sequence ATGACAGAAGATTTATCATTCGATAAGTTGCCAAAAGCAGTGGCAATATTAATGAAAGAGGTTTTTGAAATTAAACGTCTTTTAGTTGAAATTGAGGGGCAAAATAATATTCCAGAGCCTGAACTATTTCTGACAATTAAAGAAACGGCAAAGTTTCTTAATCTTAAAGTACCGACTATTTATAGTAAGGTGAGTAGAGGTGAACTACCTGTAATGAAAAGGGGTAAAAGCCTCTACTTTTCTAAAGCTGAACTTATAGAGTATCTAAAGGAGGGGCGTAAAATGTCCAACTCTGATTTGGATAAACAAGTGGAAAATTATTTGAGAGATAATTAA